From one Lolium rigidum isolate FL_2022 chromosome 4, APGP_CSIRO_Lrig_0.1, whole genome shotgun sequence genomic stretch:
- the LOC124648999 gene encoding NAC domain-containing protein 30-like, whose translation MDQHQESCVPPGFRFHPTEEELVGYYLARKVASQKIDLDIIQEVDLYRIEPWDLQERCGTGGGKGEDDLSSSERYFFSFKDRKYPSGTRTNRATSAGFWKATGRDKPVLSSRSSRGVIGMRKTLVFYKGRAPNGRKTDWIIHEYRLQTNEHAPTQEEGWVVCRAFQKPVPNQRHFVFPAYAAAPGSYYDNGQLHLHGHGHGGNLRYLHPAAAGAGGFAFPSHDQFYEDLESKKNLLSNIPQLIESPPTTTAILGCGNAGYDVQQHQGQGASANAIDWNFLDSLLSTSLLQDSYSAASAASHLHLQ comes from the exons ATGGACCAGCATCAGGAGTCGTGTGTTCCCCCAGGGTTCAGGTTCCACCCCACAGAGGAGGAGCTGGTCGGGTACTACCTCGCCAGGAAGGTGGCCTCCCAGAAGATCGACCTCGACATCATCCAGGAGGTCGATCTCTACCGGATCGAGCCATGGGACCTGCAAG AGAGATGCGGCACAGGAGGAGGCAAGGGAGAAGATGACCTGTCATCGTCAGAGCGGTACTTCTTCAGCTTCAAAGACCGCAAGTACCCGAGCGGGACGCGCACGAACCGGGCCACGTCGGCCGGGTTCTGGAAGGCCACCGGCCGTGACAAGCCCGTGTTGTCGTCGAGATCGAGCCGGGGGGTGATCGGCATGAGGAAGACGCTCGTCTTCTACAAGGGCCGCGCACCCAATGGCAGGAAGACCGACTGGATCATCCACGAGTACCGCCTCCAGACCAACGAGCACGCCCCCACCCAG GAGGAAGGATGGGTGGTGTGCCGCGCGTTCCAGAAGCCTGTCCCCAACCAGAGGCACTTCGTCTTCCCTGCCTATGCCGCAGCTCCTGGCAGCTACTACGACAACGGGCAGCTGCACCTCCACGGACATGGACATGGCGGGAATCTTCGGTACTTGCACCCTGCTGCTGCCGGAGCGGGTGGTTTCGCCTTTCCCAGCCATGATCAATTTTATGAGGACTTAGAGTCCAAGAAGAATTTGCTCAGCAACATCCCGCAGCTCATCGAGAGCCCGCCGACGACCACCGCCATCTTAGGTTGCGGCAACGCCGGCTACGACGTCCAGCAGCACCAGGGACAAGGGGCGTCTGCTAATGCCATCGACTGGAACTTCCTGGACAGCTTGCTGTCCACATCGCTGCTCCAGGACTCCTACTCTGCTGCTAGTGCTGCCTCGCATCTTCACTTGCAGTAG